The Micromonospora krabiensis genome window below encodes:
- a CDS encoding phosphomannomutase/phosphoglucomutase, whose amino-acid sequence MSDLSQIVKAYDVRGTVPDQWDERVAEALGAALTQLLNATDEPGDAVVVAYDMRPTSPALAAAFAAGVRAEGRSVIEIGLASTDMLYFASGSLDLPGAMFTASHNPAQYNGIKMCRAGARPIGQDSGLVEIRDRAQALLDKGESRPAGRRTEPAEQRDMLADYASYLRKLVDLSDIRPLRVVVDAGNGMAGHTVPTVLGDAALSPLPLEIVPLYFELDGTFPNHEANPLAPANLVDLQRAVVEHGAEIGLAFDGDADRCFVVDERGEPVSPSAITALVAARELAKHPGSTVIHGIITSHAVPEIIREHGGEPVVARVGHSFIKAEMARTNAIFGGEHSAHYYFRDFWFADTGMLAAMHTLAALGEQSQPLSVLAAEYERYVASGEINSTVADQRGAMLDVRAAYPDAVADELDGLTLSFPDGAWFNLRASNTEPLLRLNVEAPTRARMISLRDEVLDRVRR is encoded by the coding sequence GTGTCTGATCTGTCCCAGATCGTGAAGGCCTACGACGTCCGAGGGACGGTGCCGGACCAGTGGGACGAGCGGGTCGCCGAGGCGCTCGGCGCCGCCCTCACCCAGTTGCTGAACGCCACCGACGAGCCGGGTGACGCGGTCGTCGTCGCGTACGACATGCGGCCCACCTCGCCCGCCCTGGCCGCCGCCTTCGCGGCCGGGGTCCGCGCCGAGGGCCGCTCGGTCATCGAGATCGGGCTCGCCTCCACCGACATGCTCTACTTCGCCTCCGGTTCGCTCGACCTGCCCGGGGCGATGTTCACCGCCAGCCACAACCCGGCGCAGTACAACGGGATCAAGATGTGCCGGGCCGGTGCCCGCCCGATCGGGCAGGACAGCGGGCTCGTCGAGATCCGCGACCGGGCGCAGGCGCTGCTGGACAAGGGCGAGTCCCGACCCGCGGGGCGGCGCACCGAGCCGGCCGAGCAGCGGGACATGCTGGCCGACTACGCGTCGTACCTGCGGAAGCTGGTCGACCTCTCGGACATCCGCCCGTTGCGGGTGGTGGTGGACGCCGGCAACGGAATGGCCGGTCACACGGTGCCGACCGTGCTCGGTGACGCCGCGCTGTCGCCGCTGCCGCTGGAGATCGTGCCGCTCTACTTCGAACTGGACGGCACCTTCCCCAACCACGAGGCCAACCCGCTGGCCCCGGCCAACCTGGTCGACCTCCAGCGGGCGGTGGTCGAGCACGGCGCCGAGATCGGGCTGGCCTTCGACGGCGACGCCGACCGCTGCTTCGTGGTGGACGAGCGGGGCGAGCCCGTCTCGCCCTCGGCGATCACCGCGCTGGTCGCCGCCCGGGAGCTGGCCAAGCACCCCGGCTCCACGGTCATCCACGGCATCATCACCTCGCACGCGGTTCCGGAGATCATCCGTGAGCACGGCGGCGAGCCGGTGGTCGCCCGCGTGGGGCACTCGTTCATCAAGGCGGAGATGGCCCGCACCAACGCCATCTTCGGCGGTGAGCACTCCGCGCACTACTACTTCCGCGACTTCTGGTTCGCCGACACCGGGATGCTCGCCGCGATGCACACCCTGGCCGCGCTCGGCGAGCAGTCCCAGCCGCTGTCGGTGCTGGCCGCCGAGTACGAGCGGTACGTCGCATCCGGCGAGATCAACTCGACGGTGGCCGACCAGCGGGGCGCCATGCTCGACGTGCGGGCGGCCTATCCGGACGCCGTGGCCGACGAGCTGGACGGGCTCACCCTGAGCTTCCCCGACGGCGCCTGGTTCAACCTGCGCGCGTCGAACACCGAGCCGCTGCTGCGGCTCAACGTCGAAGCACCCACCCGCGCGCGAATGATCTCGCTGCGCGACGAGGTGCTCGACCGCGTTCGCCGATAA